A stretch of the Streptomyces ortus genome encodes the following:
- the mshD gene encoding mycothiol synthase, with product MTSDDTAPAARKLSASLGQGGNPTARSIDVLTALSDEQADTVLALIAEAARTDGQQAVSEQGRLHLRGGARDGIRHLLLHTEDLLVGYAQLEDTDPIEAPAAELVVHPVHRGHGHGRALGNALLAESGKRLRVWAHGGHAAARHLAQVLGLALFRELRQMRRPLTGLDLPEPTFPDGVRVRTFVPGEDDAAWLAANAAAFAHHPEQGSLGQRDLDERKAEPWFDPAGFFLAFRGDELIGFHWTKVHEAEGLGEVYVVGVRPDAQGGGLGKALTAVGLRHLAGTGVPDAMLYVDADNLAAVAVYERLGFAVHETDLMYRTES from the coding sequence ATGACCAGCGACGACACCGCACCGGCTGCCCGCAAGCTCTCGGCCTCGCTCGGCCAGGGCGGCAATCCCACGGCCCGCTCCATCGACGTCCTGACCGCGCTGAGCGACGAGCAGGCCGACACCGTGCTGGCACTCATCGCGGAGGCCGCCCGGACCGACGGACAGCAGGCGGTCTCCGAGCAGGGCCGGCTGCATCTGCGCGGCGGCGCACGGGACGGAATCCGCCATCTGCTGCTGCACACCGAGGACCTGCTCGTCGGGTACGCGCAGTTGGAGGACACCGACCCCATCGAGGCGCCGGCCGCCGAACTGGTCGTCCACCCGGTACACCGGGGGCACGGGCACGGACGGGCGCTGGGCAACGCGCTGCTCGCCGAGTCCGGCAAGCGGCTGCGGGTGTGGGCCCACGGCGGGCATGCGGCGGCCCGCCATCTCGCCCAGGTCCTCGGTCTCGCGCTGTTCCGCGAACTGCGTCAGATGCGGCGGCCCCTGACCGGCCTCGACCTGCCCGAACCGACGTTCCCCGACGGCGTACGGGTGCGTACGTTCGTGCCCGGCGAGGACGACGCGGCCTGGCTCGCCGCGAACGCCGCCGCCTTCGCGCACCATCCCGAGCAGGGTTCCCTCGGACAGCGCGACCTCGACGAGCGCAAGGCCGAGCCGTGGTTCGACCCGGCCGGGTTCTTCCTCGCCTTCCGCGGCGACGAACTGATCGGCTTCCACTGGACGAAGGTCCACGAGGCCGAGGGGCTGGGCGAGGTGTACGTCGTCGGTGTGCGGCCCGACGCACAGGGGGGCGGGCTGGGGAAGGCCCTCACCGCGGTTGGCCTCCGGCACCTGGCGGGTACCGGGGTACCGGACGCGATGCTGTACGTCGACGCGGACAACCTGGCCGCGGTGGCCGTCTATGAACGGCTCGGCTTCGCGGTTCACGAGACGGACCTCATGTACCGGACGGAGTCCTGA
- a CDS encoding ABC transporter codes for MTRALLPPVWRALPRRALAAAAALGLLLAGLPRLRSGPPDPLAGLYALRAAALVFALGLAFLLDDPARHITSAVPARRPVRVALRVALVAPGAALCWTAALLLVPEEARPPVGALTLEAAATAVLALAAAALVVRRTQATEPGAAISAWLVVTGAAAFLLLPHDWVLFVTPEDPRWADTHDRWAALLTVAAVVGARACVEPLRARLRPRAL; via the coding sequence ATGACGCGCGCTCTTCTCCCGCCCGTGTGGCGCGCCCTGCCCCGGCGGGCGCTCGCGGCAGCCGCCGCGCTGGGGCTGCTGCTGGCCGGCCTTCCGCGTCTGCGGTCAGGCCCGCCCGATCCGCTGGCCGGCCTCTACGCGCTGCGGGCCGCCGCCCTCGTCTTCGCGCTGGGCCTGGCGTTCCTGCTGGACGACCCGGCCCGGCACATCACCTCGGCGGTCCCGGCCCGGCGCCCGGTGCGGGTCGCCCTGCGCGTGGCGCTGGTCGCCCCGGGGGCCGCGCTCTGCTGGACGGCGGCGCTGCTCCTCGTACCGGAGGAGGCCCGGCCACCGGTCGGCGCGCTCACCCTGGAGGCCGCGGCCACCGCGGTACTGGCCCTCGCCGCTGCGGCCCTGGTCGTACGCCGCACCCAGGCCACGGAGCCGGGAGCGGCGATATCGGCCTGGCTGGTGGTCACGGGTGCCGCCGCGTTCCTTCTGCTGCCGCACGACTGGGTTCTCTTCGTGACCCCGGAAGACCCCCGCTGGGCAGACACCCATGACCGCTGGGCTGCGCTGCTCACGGTGGCGGCGGTGGTGGGGGCGAGGGCGTGCGTGGAGCCTCTGAGGGCAAGACTGAGGCCGCGCGCCCTCTAG